The segment CGCACCGACACAGCACGTCGAGGCGGCCCGCGCCGCCCGCGAGGTCGTCTAACGAAAAGTCGGGGGTCGTCGGGGCGTCGTGACCGAGAACGATGAACTGGCGCATGGGAGTTGGTTTTCCGGCGGGCGTAATACGCGCGTCGGAAGCAAATTACTCGTCGTCGGCCGCGACGCGACCGTCGGCGGTCGTCGTTTCGGGTTCGAGTTGCACGCGGTCGATGGCAACACCGTCGAATGCCTTGTCGCTAGAGAGGATTTCTTCCCCCGCCAGCGCCGCGTGGAAGGCGTCGAAGACGTTCAGCCCCTCGTCGATGTACTCCGACGCTTGAAACACGGCCTCCTCGTCGATGTCGGCGTCGGTCATCTCTAAGATACTGATTGCGGCCCGTTCTCGGTCGAACGGGAACTGTTCCTCTATGAGAAACAGTTCCACGAAGGTCGTCATAGACACTTCGAGGTCGTCTCCGTACTCGTCGTACAGCTTTTCGGCTCTCTCGGTCAACCAGTCGTCGTCTTTCAGGAGTGCGACCCAGAAATCCGTGTCAGCGTACATGTTCCTCCGCCTCCTCGCGACCGCGTTCGAGACCCGCTTCGCGTAGTTCTTCGGTAGAAGCCGACTTGAACTCGTCACTGGCGGCCGAGCGAAGGGCTTCGAGTGGGTCTTCCGGAATCGGAATTAGTTTGATTCCACTTCGAAGTTCGACGAGTCGATACTCGTCACCGTATCTATCGCGCGTCTCTCGCGGAATCGTGATACGTCCGCGCTCGTCTGTCGATACCTTAGACATACTTACCGAATCTTCGTCGTGGGTTTACTTATTAGTATCCCCACGCTACAACTATGAAATGGGATTTTGGAATCCGTAGTCCCATTCTGGCACATCCACTCGATAGCCAGCGAAAGAAGAAACCCAGCAGTTCCGAGAATCGACCGTTCAGGCGGCGCTTACAACCCTCCCGAACGGGAAAATCGCCGGACTCCGCCGACCCCCGACCGACCCGACCAAACCTCGTAATCATCGGTTAGCAGAGCCACGCCCGGAGAATCCGCCACGGCGAACCCGACCGTCCGCCGACCGCGAACTTCGTGTGGCACCGCCTGAAACCTCGTATGTCGCTGTATAACTATGGGTAAGACGCCCGACCTGTCGAAGTACAGCCGATAAGCCCGCCGCGACTCGCGGTCAGTGGCGGAGTAACGGACGGCTATCGGCGTTAGGGACACCAAACTATGAAGCTCGCAATGATAGGCTTCGGGCAGGCCGGAGGGAAGATAGTGGACAAGTTCGTCGAGTACGACCGGGGGACGGGCGCTAACGTCGTCCGGTCGGCTATCGCGGTCAACACCGCGAAAGCGGACCTCGCGGGACTCGAACACGTCCCCGAGCGAAACCGCGTCCTCATCGGACAGGCCCGCGTGAAGGGCCACGGCGTCGGCGCGGACAACGAACTGGGCGCGGAGATAGCCGAGGAGGACATCGACGAGATTCAGGGCGCGCTGGACGACGTGGCGGTCCACGAGATAGACGCGTTCCTCGTGGTCGCTGGCATGGGCGGGGGCACCGGGTCGGGCGGCGCGCCCGTCCTCGCCAGTCACCTCAAGCGCATCTACACCGAACCCGTCTACGGACTGGGCGTCCTGCCCGCCGAGGACGAGGGCGGCATCTACACGCTGAACGCCGCGCGGTCGTTCAAGACCTTCGTGGACGAGGTGGACAACCTGTTGGTCTTCGACAACGACGCGTGGCGAGAGACCGGCGAGTCGGTTCGGGGCGGCTACGACCGCATCAACGACGAGATAGTCCGACGCTTCGGCATCCTCTTCTCGGCGGGCGAGGTCCGGGAAGGCGAGGCCGTCGGCGAGAGCGTCGTGGACTCCAGCGAGATAATCAACACCCTGTCGTGCGGCGGTATCTCGACGGTCGGCTACGCCACCGAGGAGGTCGAGACGGCGGGCGGCGGCGGACTCCTCGGCCGGTTCTCGGAGGACGACCTCGACGCGACGGAGACGACCAACCGCATCACGAGTCTCGTCCGGAAGGCCGCGCTCGGGCGGCTCACGCTCCCCTGCGAGGTCCGAAGCACCGACCGCTCGCTCGTGGTCGTCAGCGGTCCGCAGGACCACCTCAACCGGAAGGGCATCGAGCGCGGCCGCCAGTGGCTCGAAAACGAGACCGCCAGCATGGAGGTCCGTGGCGGCGACTACCCGCTGGACGACACCGACCACGTCGCGGCGGTGACGCTCCTCTCGGGCGTCACGGACGTGCCGCGCGTCGAGGAGCTACAGGATGTCGCCGTCGAGGCCCAAGACAACATCGCGGACATCGAGGACGAGAGCGACGAGAATCTGGAGAGCCTGATTCGAGACGACGGCGACGAACTGGAAGCGCTGTTCTGAGGCTTCGGCGACGACCGGAGTAGTCGATTGGTTTGGGTTGGAGTGCGATACCGTTCTCGCGGCCGTCTTTCGTCGGGACTCGTCCGAACAGTCCCGTGACCGGTCCGCTCGCGCGTGCAGTCACACGGCCGCGACCTGCTACTGTGGGACCGAAAACTCCCGTGGAAAACGAGCGGCGGTCGAGCGACTCGCGTTCGGAGAGTCGTCGTGGAGGGCGAAACTCGGCCTACCAGACGCGGGCTGCGGGCGTACCGCACTCCTCGCAGACGACCGCGGCGTCGCCCTTGAACTCCTCGCGGGCCAGCGCGCCCGTCGCACACCAACTACAGTCGTCGCCGACGAGCGCGGCGAGGACCGCGTCCGACGTGTCTTGCGAAGTTACCTGTTGCATCGTTCGGAACAGAACGGCACCGATATTTGAAACTACCGGAACTATCACGATGACTGACACGGTTCTAACGCGACCGAACCACAATTTTCAGCAATCCCAATGTAGTTCTCAGTCGCGCTCGCCGAGGAGTGCCGCCGCGGCGTCGCGGTCGGCGGGCGTGTTGACGTTCACGCGCTCGGCGTCCAGCGCCATTGCTTCGACGTGCGCCCCCGCTCGAAGCAGGACGCCGAGCGCGTCGGCGAGTTCGTACTCGCCGCGGTCGGACGGCCGGACGAGCGAGAGGGCGTCGAAAATCTCGGCGGGCAGGACGTACGCGCCGGTCGTCGCCAGCGTCGAGGACGGGTCGGCCGGTTTCTCCTCGATTTCGGTGACGCGGTGGCGCTCGCCGGGGTCGTCGGAACCCGAATCGACGCGGACCACGCCGGTCTCGCGCGCCGCGGCGAGGTCCACTTCTTCGACGGCGAGTACCGCATCTACGTCGTCGGCCCGCTGGCGGGCGATATGCGGGCGCAAGTCGCCCGCGACCACGTTGTCACCGTTCAGGACGACGACGGGACCATCGACGTACGACTCGGCCTGTAAGACGGCGTGGCCGAGACCCAACCGCTCGTCCTGTTCGACGTACGAGAGCGCGACTCCGGCGGCGCTGTCGCCGAAGCGGTCCCGAATCGCGTCGCCCTCGTAGCCCACTACGACGACGATTTCGTCCACGCCGCTGTCCGCCAGCGTCTCGAACACGTGCCCGAGGAGCGGCCGTCCGGCGACCTCGACCAGTCCCTTCGGCTTCTCGTCGGTCAGCGGCCGGAGGCGGGTCCCCTCACCCGCGGCCGGAACGACTCCGAGCATGCCTCCGGGTTGGACGCCGAGCGACCTGTACCTGCCGACCGTCCGGGACCGCCGACCCCAAACCGCTGACCCGAAACCGCCGACCGAGTATTCTTGACGGTGGCACGCCACGCTTCCGCATGGACCTCACGCTCGACCACGTTCCGTTCGCGTACCACGACTTGGACGAGATTACCGCGGAGTTCGACCGCCTCGGCCTGTCGCCCGACTACGGCGGCGTCCACGACAACGGCGTCACCCACATGGCCGTGCTGGGGTTCGACGACCGGTCGTACGTCGAACTCATCGCCGAGCGAGGAGACGGCGACCACGACTTCTGGCCCGAGTACATCCGCGCCGACGCCGGGCCCGCCGACTGGTGCGTCCGGGTCCCCGACATCGTCGCGGAGTGCAAACGCTATCTGGACGCGGGCTACGCCGTCCGGGGACCGCTGTACGGTTCCCGCGAGCGCGACGACGGGCGGCTCGTGGAGTGGGACCGCGCCGAGTTCGGGGGCGACGACGGCCTCCTCCCGTTCGCCATCGAGGACCGGACGCCGCTCTCGGCTCGCGTCGCGCCGAGCGAGAGCGTCGCGGGCGGACCGCTGACTGGGTTGGGGCAAGTGGTGCTGGGCGTCGCGGACCTCGACGCCGCCGTCCGGCGATTCCGCGAGCATCACCGGTTTCCCGAACCGGTCGAGGAGACCGTTCCCCGGTTCGGCACGGTGGCGTCGTTCCCCGGTCGGCCGGTGGCGCTCGCCGCGCCCGAGGGCGAGGGGTGGCTCGCCGACAGAATCGCCGCGTTCGGCGACGGTCCCTGCGCGTGCCTGCTGGCGACCGACGATTTGGACGCGGCGCGCGACGCCTACCCCCTGCGAGAACCCGAATCGTGGCCCGACGGAGAAGTAGCCACCTTCGACAGCGACCTGTTGGGTTCCCGACTCGGCGTGGTCGAGCGAGAGGAAACGTAGCTCGTCGGGAGCCGCGGCGGACTACGCTTCCAGAATCTCCACGAGGTTGCCCTCCGGGTCGCGGACGAACAGGATTTTCGTCCCGCTGGCGGTCGTCCGCGGTTCGCTCAGCGTCTCGACCTCGGGCGGGAGTTCTGCGTAGAAGCTATCGAGGTCCTCGACCGCGAGTCCGAGGTGCTTCGCTCCGGGCTGGTTGACTGTCTCTGCGTGGGACTCCTCGCCCTCGGGGTCGTAGGCCACGAGTTCGACGCGGGCCGACCCCGCGTCGAGGTGTGCGAACTCGCCGGTCGCACCCGGTACGCCGACGCCCTCGGCGAACTCCTCGCCCGACACGGAGAACCTGTCCAGCACGTCGAGACCCAGCACGTCGCGGTAGAACGCGACCGCGCGGTCGAGGTCCGTCACCGTCACGCCAGTGTGGTGTGCAGTTAGCTCTGTCGTCGTCACACCGAGGAGGTGGGCCAGACGGGCAAAGTCCTGTCCGTTCGGTTTGCCGAGCGAACCTGTTTCCTCGTCGGACCTTCGTAGCGTTTATACCCTACTCACGACATTCGCCCACCATGAGTACTGTACGCGAGGCGACCGACGCCCTCCTCGAGGAGAAACCCGGCCTCGAATCGGACCTCCGCGAGGTCCTCGCGGTGGACGAGCGCGCCGACGGCTGGACCTTCGACGACGTGCCCGTGGACTCGGGCACCTTCGGCGAACTCGTCTCCCGCGACATCGTCGCCGAGAACGGCGACGGGTACGAAGTCGCCGACCCCGACGCCGTCCGCGCGGGTCTCGATGGAGATTCGGAAACCGCGGACGACGCGGGCAAGAGCGGTGGCCCGTCGCTCTCGTCGCTCTCGCTCGGATCGCTCCCCTCGCTTTCGCGGCTCGAAGCGGGCGCGCTCACTGGCGCGCTGGCGTTCCTTGTCCTGATGAGAACCTACATCTTCCCGAGCGTCTTCCGGGGCGAGTACGTCGTCCTGCCCTCGAACGACCCCTACTACTACCGCTACTGGGTCGAACAGCTCTCCGCGGAGGCGACCGGCGTCTTCGACTTCAGCGTCCTCTCGGGACTCCCCGATGCCGTGGCGAAGGGCGAACCGCTGATGGTCGGGACGCTCTGGTGGTTCACGAACCTCCTCGGCGGAGCCGACGCCGCTGGGTGGGTACTGGCGTGGTACCCCGTGGTCTCTGCGCTCGTCGTCGGACTCCTCGTCTACGCGCTGGCGGTCCGGGTCACCGACGACCGCCGGGTCGCGCTCGCCTCCGTCGTATTCCTCGCGGTAATTCCCGCGTTCGCCTACCGGACCGGCCTCGGGTTCGCCGACCACCACGCCTTCGACTACCCGTGGCTCGCGCTGACCGCGCTCGCGCTGGTCTGGCTCTCGGGCGTCGAGCGCGAGGAGCTTTCGTCTCCGAAGCCGTGGCTCGCCGCCGCCGCCCTCGGCGTCGCAGTCGCCGGGCAGGTGATGGCGTGGGAGGCCGGATCGCTCCTCGTCGGCGCTATCGGCGTCTTCGCCGCGGTCCGAGCGGCCGCCGACGTTCGCGCCGACCGGTCGCCGCTCGTCGCGAGCGCGCCGCTCCTCGGCGGACTGGCGGTTGCCGCCTTGCTTTCGCATTTCGCACACACCGGGTTCGGGTGGCACACCGACGTAGTGGCCTACTCTCCGGCGCTGTTGCTCGTCGGCGTGCTGGGCGTCTCGCTTGCGGGCGAGGCAGTGCGTCGGGCCGGGATGCCCGCGTTCGTCCTCGGAGGTGCCGAAGTCGCAGGTGGGTTGAGTGCGCTGGCCCTCCTCCAGTTCGTCCTGCCGACGTACGCGAGCCGCCTGTACAGTCAACTTGACGTTCTCCTTTTCAACTCCGGTCCCGCCGAGACGCAATCTCTCTTCTCGGGCGGCCCCCAAGGGTTCCTCCTCGGTCCGATTCTGGAACTCGGCTTCGCGTGGCTGCTCGCCGTCCCGATGCTGGCGCTAGTCGGGTGGCGGGCCTACCGGCGCGAGAACGTCCTGTGGCTAGTCGTCTGCACTTACGCCGGGTACTTCCTCGTGCTAGCGACGTTTCAGCGCCGGTTCGTCGGCGAGTTCGCCCCCTTCGCGGCCGTACTGGCGGGCTACGGCTTCGTCGCGTTCGCGGCGAAACTTGACGTAATCTCGGCGCTCGATTTCGGCGACGACGACCCGCGAGGAGAGGAGGACTCCCAGCCCTCGCTCGCCCTGCCTGACAGGGGGACCGCCGCGACCCTCGCGGTACTCCTCGTGTTCGTCGTTAGCGCGGGCGGGGTCCAAACCGCGGTCCGCCACCAACAGGTGAAAATCGTAGACAATAAGTTTGAGGCGGCGACTTGGATGGACGGCTACGCGACGGAGCAGGACTGGGAGTACCCCGAGAACTATGTCCTGAGCAAGTGGGGCCGCAACCGGATGTACAACTACTTCGTGAACGGTCATTCCAGTGCGTACGGCTTCGCCAGAGACCACTACGAGGCTTTTCTCTCGTCGTCGGATCCCGAAGCACAATATCTACAATTACGTGAGAGAGTCGGCTTCGTCGTGACGAAGAACGTTGATTTGAACGGGCAAGTTGCACCGAGGACCAACTACGCACGACTCCACAAGCGGTTCGGGAGTGCCGGACCGAACGGTGCGAGCGGCGCGGGTCACTACCGGGCGCTCTACGCGAGCGACGACGGATCGGTGAAGGTGTTCTCGCTAGTTCCGGGTGCGAATCTTACGGGAACCGTCAAGAGCAACGAGACCGTGACCGTCTCGAAGCAAATCCAAGTCGAGGGCGCGTCGTTCACGTACCGGCGGAACGTTCGAGCCGGTCCCGATGGAAAGCTCGCTGTAACGGTTCCCTACGCGGGGTCATACTCAGTCGGGAACTCGACAGTCGAGGTGCCCGAGAGCGCCGTCGAGAACGGCGGTAACATCACGGTCGGCGCGTAAGAGTCAGCACGGACTGTCAACGCTGCCACAACGAGGACTCGGACGAGGCCGAACCCGAATCTGCCCCAGTGGCTTTTTCTTAATCGACGTTGCCATCCGTCGTAATGCGAATACTCGTTACCGGAGGAGCGGGCTTCATCGGCGGCCACCTCGCCGAGGAGTTCGCCCGCGACGGCCACGACGTGGTCGCGCTCGACAACTTCGAACCGTTCTACGACACGGGAATCAAGGAACACAACGTCGAGGCCGCGCGCGAGGCGGCCGCGGAGAGCGATGGCTCCTACGAACTGGTCGAGGGCGACGTGCGCGACGAGGAGGCCGTCTCCAAACAGGTCGCCGACGCGGACTACGTCTTCCATCAGGCCGCCCAAGCCGGAGTCCGAACGAGCGTCGAGGAGCCCCAGAAGGTCAACGACATCAACGTCTCGGGGACGCTCAACGTCCTCGAAGCGGCGCGGGACTCCGACACCGAGCGCGTCGTCGTCGCCTCCTCGTCGTCGGTGTACGGCAAGCCCGAGTACCTCCCCTACGACGAGGAGCATCCGAACACGCCCGTCAGCCCCTACGGTGCCTCCAAAGTCGCCCAAGAGCAGTACGCCAGAGTCTACAACGAAGTGTACGGCCTGCCGACGGTCTCCCTGCGGTACTTCACGGTGTACGGCCCGCGGATGCGGCCGAACATGGCCATCAGCAACTTCGTCTCGCGCTGTATGAACGGCGAGCCGCCAGTCATCTACGGCGACGGCACCCAGACGCGGGACTTCACCTTCGTCGGCGACGTGGTCGAGGCGAATCGCACCCTGCTGGAGACCGACGCCGCGGACGGCGAGGCGATGAACATCGGGAGTACCGACAACATCGAGATTCGGGTGTTGGCCGAGGAGATACGCGACCAACTCGCGCCCGACCTCGAACTGGAGTTCGGCGAGCGCAACGACGCCGACGCCGAACACACTCACGCCGACATCTCGAAGGCGAGCGACCTCCTCGGCTACGAGCCGACTACGACCATCCGGGAGGGCGTCGAGGAGTTCACCGAGTGGTACCGGGCGAATCGGGAGTGGTACGAACCGCTCGTTCGGAACTCCTGAAGTGTCAGCCCGTCACACAGATAGGGGACTCCATAGCTTTTAAGCTAACTGACTGTGCGAGATAGCGTGATGGTGTCGGGACATCAGTATCGAGTCGTGAGCGTCGTCGGGACCCTGCTGGGGACAGTGGCGGCCGTGGTCGTCACCAACCACCCCGCGGCGCAGTGGCTGACGACGGTCGTTCCGGTGTTCCGGCGACTCCCGGCGAACGTATTGACGGGCGACAAGTTGACGCTCGCGGCGGTGACGAGCGCGCTCATCGTCCTCGGGTGTCTCCTCCCGCTGTTCAAACCTCGTCCTCGGCGCATCCTCGACACGATTCTGCTGACCCAGAAGCGCGTGGTCGTCGCCGGGTTCGCCATGGCGACGGTCGGCTACTTCGACTGGAGCTATCCGCTTCCGCGCTCGACGCTCGCGCTGACGGTCGTCGTCATGCTGGTCGCGTTCCCGGTGTGGTTCGTCGCCATCGGTTACCGGCCCGGCCGCGAGGAGCGAGCGGTCGTCGTCGGCGACGACCCCGAGGAGATTCGGGACGTTCTCGACGCGACCGACGTACCGGTGGTCGGCTACGTCTCGCCGCCGAGCCCCTACTACGAAGGCGAGCGCGGCGTCGCCACCCCGGCCGTCGCCGACGGGAGCGGCGAGGGGGCACTCGACGACCTCGACTGTCTGGGCGGTCTCTCGCGGCTGGACGAGGTGCTGGTCGAGTACGACGTGGACACCGCAGTACTGGCGTTCGCCCATCCCGACCGCGCGGAGTTCTTCGGTGCGCTCGACGCCTGCTACGAACGCGGCGTGGACGCGAAGGTCCACCGCGACCATGCCGACGACGTGCTGACCGCCACGACGGCGACGGGCAACGAGACGATAGTGGACATCGAACTCGAACCGTGGGACTGGCAGGACTACGTGTTCAAGCGGGTCTTCGACGTGGCGTTCGCGGCGGTAGGCTTGCTGGCGTTCGCTCCTCTTATCGCGGTCATCGCTGTGGCTATCAAGCTCGACAGCCCCGGCCCGGTGTTCTACAGTCAAGAGCGCACCGCGGAACTAGGCGAGACCTTCGAGGTGTACAAGTTTCGGAGCATGGTGACCGACGCCGAGGCCGAGACCGGCGCGACCATCAGCGACGAGGACGCTGGCGGCGTGGACCCGCGAGTCACGCGCGTCGGGCGATTCCTCCGCCAGACGCATCTGGACGAAGTTCCGCAACTCTGGTCGATTCTGGTCGGCGACATGAGCGTCGTGGGACCGCGACCCGAACGCCCCGAGTTGGACGCCGACATCCGGTCGGGCGTCGTCGAGTGGCGCAAGCGATGGTTCATCAAGCCAGGGCTGACTGGGTTGGCGCAGATTAACGGCGCGACGGGCCACAAACCCGAGAAGAAGTTGCGCTACGACGTAGAGTACGTCCGCAAGCAGTCGTTCTGGTTCGACCTGAAGATTGTTATTCGGCAGGTGTGGGGCGTGCTGGAAGACGTGAAACGGTCACTGCGCAAGCGGGAATAGACTCCGGCACCTCTCCGAAACGGTTGGTCGTCGCTGAAGAACAGAAGTTAGCCAGTTGGAGGATAGAGATCACTTGGGGCGACAAAACCACGGATAACCGCGCTCAGTCACTTCGTAGTCGAGTTGCTCGAAGAACGAACGAAGTTTTCCGTCACGTGTCTCGCCGTCGGAGATTTCGTGACGTTCGAAGTAGATATTCGGTTCGTAGTTCTGAATGACCTGTTCGGCACCTCGTAGGACTTCGAGACCTAGACCTTCTACGTCGATTTTCAGATAGTCCGGTGGTTCGATTTCACCGTCGGCAACGAGACCGTCGAGCGTCTCGACCGAGACGGTAGTGGTCCCGATTATCTCCTCGTCGCCGTACTTGGCGTTATACCTATTGAACGAGCTTCGTCCCGACTGAGACGACATGTAGAAAGTCGACTCGTCGGAGGCGCTGGACAGGCCGAGATTCATCGGTTCGATTCGGTCTGGGCTTGCAGAGGCCGCGACGTTTTTCCGGAATTTCTCGAACGTCTGGGGATTCGGTTCGAACGCGTAAACGCGACACCCCTTTTCGGCTAGCGGTAGAGAGTAATCGCCTACGTTTGCACCGATGTCAAGGACTACGTCGCCCGCAGAAGCCTCCGCGAGTATCGTTTCGAGCATCGGTTCGGACCCCGGCGGTTCGAGATTGTAACTCTTGTATCGGACCCCGTCGATTTCCTTTCCGAGTGGCCAAATCTCATACTCGTAGTTTGCCTCTTCGATTTTCCTCCCTATCGTTATCAGACTGTCTGGGAGATTGGACAATAGCTGTCTACTGGTCATTCGGTGTGAACCTCGTAGCGTGTAGTATAAAAATAGGGGTTAAGTCGATTGCGGTATCCCTACCCGTGAAATCACACCGACGCGACGAGCAACGCCGATACACGAAACTGTCGTCGTTCCGTATCGCTACTTTGTCAGTAATTCCTTATAGAGGGCTTCCGTGTCGTCGAGAAACCGTTCCTCGCTGAACCGAGTTTCCGCCCGTAGTCGGGCGTTTCGGCCGTATTGACGTCGGCGATCTGTCTCCGAAAGGAGTTCGTTGATAGCGTTCGCTAGTGCGGTCGAGTCCCGAGGAGGGACCGTCAGTCCGGTCTCACCGTCCTGACTCACCCACGGTACGCCGGACGGCAGGTCGGTGTTGACCACCGGCGTGCCATGAGCCATCGCCTCCAACTGGACGATGCCGAACGCTTCGCTCGGGACCGACGACGGGAGGACGAACACGTCGGCCCTGTTGTACAGGCGGTGGAGCTGTTCGTCGGTTACGTAGCCAAGGAACCGAACTCGCTCCTCAATACCAAGCGATCCGACATGGGCTTCGAGGGCCTCCCGCCGATCACCGTCGCCCGCTATCAGAAGCGTAGCA is part of the Halorussus salinus genome and harbors:
- a CDS encoding nucleotidyltransferase family protein, whose translation is MLGVVPAAGEGTRLRPLTDEKPKGLVEVAGRPLLGHVFETLADSGVDEIVVVVGYEGDAIRDRFGDSAAGVALSYVEQDERLGLGHAVLQAESYVDGPVVVLNGDNVVAGDLRPHIARQRADDVDAVLAVEEVDLAAARETGVVRVDSGSDDPGERHRVTEIEEKPADPSSTLATTGAYVLPAEIFDALSLVRPSDRGEYELADALGVLLRAGAHVEAMALDAERVNVNTPADRDAAAALLGERD
- a CDS encoding SDR family NAD(P)-dependent oxidoreductase encodes the protein MRILVTGGAGFIGGHLAEEFARDGHDVVALDNFEPFYDTGIKEHNVEAAREAAAESDGSYELVEGDVRDEEAVSKQVADADYVFHQAAQAGVRTSVEEPQKVNDINVSGTLNVLEAARDSDTERVVVASSSSVYGKPEYLPYDEEHPNTPVSPYGASKVAQEQYARVYNEVYGLPTVSLRYFTVYGPRMRPNMAISNFVSRCMNGEPPVIYGDGTQTRDFTFVGDVVEANRTLLETDAADGEAMNIGSTDNIEIRVLAEEIRDQLAPDLELEFGERNDADAEHTHADISKASDLLGYEPTTTIREGVEEFTEWYRANREWYEPLVRNS
- a CDS encoding sugar transferase, whose translation is MVSGHQYRVVSVVGTLLGTVAAVVVTNHPAAQWLTTVVPVFRRLPANVLTGDKLTLAAVTSALIVLGCLLPLFKPRPRRILDTILLTQKRVVVAGFAMATVGYFDWSYPLPRSTLALTVVVMLVAFPVWFVAIGYRPGREERAVVVGDDPEEIRDVLDATDVPVVGYVSPPSPYYEGERGVATPAVADGSGEGALDDLDCLGGLSRLDEVLVEYDVDTAVLAFAHPDRAEFFGALDACYERGVDAKVHRDHADDVLTATTATGNETIVDIELEPWDWQDYVFKRVFDVAFAAVGLLAFAPLIAVIAVAIKLDSPGPVFYSQERTAELGETFEVYKFRSMVTDAEAETGATISDEDAGGVDPRVTRVGRFLRQTHLDEVPQLWSILVGDMSVVGPRPERPELDADIRSGVVEWRKRWFIKPGLTGLAQINGATGHKPEKKLRYDVEYVRKQSFWFDLKIVIRQVWGVLEDVKRSLRKRE
- a CDS encoding VOC family protein codes for the protein MTTTELTAHHTGVTVTDLDRAVAFYRDVLGLDVLDRFSVSGEEFAEGVGVPGATGEFAHLDAGSARVELVAYDPEGEESHAETVNQPGAKHLGLAVEDLDSFYAELPPEVETLSEPRTTASGTKILFVRDPEGNLVEILEA
- a CDS encoding STT3 domain-containing protein; translation: MSTVREATDALLEEKPGLESDLREVLAVDERADGWTFDDVPVDSGTFGELVSRDIVAENGDGYEVADPDAVRAGLDGDSETADDAGKSGGPSLSSLSLGSLPSLSRLEAGALTGALAFLVLMRTYIFPSVFRGEYVVLPSNDPYYYRYWVEQLSAEATGVFDFSVLSGLPDAVAKGEPLMVGTLWWFTNLLGGADAAGWVLAWYPVVSALVVGLLVYALAVRVTDDRRVALASVVFLAVIPAFAYRTGLGFADHHAFDYPWLALTALALVWLSGVEREELSSPKPWLAAAALGVAVAGQVMAWEAGSLLVGAIGVFAAVRAAADVRADRSPLVASAPLLGGLAVAALLSHFAHTGFGWHTDVVAYSPALLLVGVLGVSLAGEAVRRAGMPAFVLGGAEVAGGLSALALLQFVLPTYASRLYSQLDVLLFNSGPAETQSLFSGGPQGFLLGPILELGFAWLLAVPMLALVGWRAYRRENVLWLVVCTYAGYFLVLATFQRRFVGEFAPFAAVLAGYGFVAFAAKLDVISALDFGDDDPRGEEDSQPSLALPDRGTAATLAVLLVFVVSAGGVQTAVRHQQVKIVDNKFEAATWMDGYATEQDWEYPENYVLSKWGRNRMYNYFVNGHSSAYGFARDHYEAFLSSSDPEAQYLQLRERVGFVVTKNVDLNGQVAPRTNYARLHKRFGSAGPNGASGAGHYRALYASDDGSVKVFSLVPGANLTGTVKSNETVTVSKQIQVEGASFTYRRNVRAGPDGKLAVTVPYAGSYSVGNSTVEVPESAVENGGNITVGA
- a CDS encoding HVO_A0556 family zinc finger protein, with the translated sequence MQQVTSQDTSDAVLAALVGDDCSWCATGALAREEFKGDAAVVCEECGTPAARVW
- a CDS encoding PIN domain-containing protein — protein: MYADTDFWVALLKDDDWLTERAEKLYDEYGDDLEVSMTTFVELFLIEEQFPFDRERAAISILEMTDADIDEEAVFQASEYIDEGLNVFDAFHAALAGEEILSSDKAFDGVAIDRVQLEPETTTADGRVAADDE
- a CDS encoding FkbM family methyltransferase; this translates as MTSRQLLSNLPDSLITIGRKIEEANYEYEIWPLGKEIDGVRYKSYNLEPPGSEPMLETILAEASAGDVVLDIGANVGDYSLPLAEKGCRVYAFEPNPQTFEKFRKNVAASASPDRIEPMNLGLSSASDESTFYMSSQSGRSSFNRYNAKYGDEEIIGTTTVSVETLDGLVADGEIEPPDYLKIDVEGLGLEVLRGAEQVIQNYEPNIYFERHEISDGETRDGKLRSFFEQLDYEVTERGYPWFCRPK
- a CDS encoding VOC family protein, which codes for MDLTLDHVPFAYHDLDEITAEFDRLGLSPDYGGVHDNGVTHMAVLGFDDRSYVELIAERGDGDHDFWPEYIRADAGPADWCVRVPDIVAECKRYLDAGYAVRGPLYGSRERDDGRLVEWDRAEFGGDDGLLPFAIEDRTPLSARVAPSESVAGGPLTGLGQVVLGVADLDAAVRRFREHHRFPEPVEETVPRFGTVASFPGRPVALAAPEGEGWLADRIAAFGDGPCACLLATDDLDAARDAYPLREPESWPDGEVATFDSDLLGSRLGVVEREET
- a CDS encoding tubulin/FtsZ family protein encodes the protein MKLAMIGFGQAGGKIVDKFVEYDRGTGANVVRSAIAVNTAKADLAGLEHVPERNRVLIGQARVKGHGVGADNELGAEIAEEDIDEIQGALDDVAVHEIDAFLVVAGMGGGTGSGGAPVLASHLKRIYTEPVYGLGVLPAEDEGGIYTLNAARSFKTFVDEVDNLLVFDNDAWRETGESVRGGYDRINDEIVRRFGILFSAGEVREGEAVGESVVDSSEIINTLSCGGISTVGYATEEVETAGGGGLLGRFSEDDLDATETTNRITSLVRKAALGRLTLPCEVRSTDRSLVVVSGPQDHLNRKGIERGRQWLENETASMEVRGGDYPLDDTDHVAAVTLLSGVTDVPRVEELQDVAVEAQDNIADIEDESDENLESLIRDDGDELEALF
- a CDS encoding glycosyltransferase, with amino-acid sequence MDLDEYPVSDLDSDSSNANRFEDDSTAVSEVDDSQPVLLFAGRLIYYKGLEYLVEAMVDVDATLLIAGDGDRREALEAHVGSLGIEERVRFLGYVTDEQLHRLYNRADVFVLPSSVPSEAFGIVQLEAMAHGTPVVNTDLPSGVPWVSQDGETGLTVPPRDSTALANAINELLSETDRRRQYGRNARLRAETRFSEERFLDDTEALYKELLTK